The Patescibacteria group bacterium genome window below encodes:
- a CDS encoding UTP--glucose-1-phosphate uridylyltransferase → MEINPSMKLRVGAERSRSIKKAVIPIAGLGTRFLPLSKVLPKELWPIVDKPVIQYIVEEAKASGISEMIFVISPEKKVVHDYFKKYYFRKSPKLEKNLKGKNKTSFLQELKKLEELYQGISCSYLYQRKPLGDGHAVLLTKKLVMDEPFAVLWGDDVVDSKIPCLLQIVKVFKTCQKPVISLHRVAKERIPSYGIVKTEKIANRLYKIKKIVEKPSLESAPSDLAIVGKYILTPEVFDYLEKARPSKSGEIILAEVLDKMIKDGKIIYGYEFKGRWLECGNKLNWLKSHLYLSFKHPEFGPRLKNFLKELE, encoded by the coding sequence ATGGAAATCAACCCTTCGATGAAGCTCAGGGTTGGCGCTGAGCGAAGTCGAAGCATCAAAAAAGCCGTTATCCCCATTGCTGGTTTAGGGACAAGATTTTTGCCCCTTTCTAAGGTTTTGCCAAAAGAACTCTGGCCCATAGTTGATAAACCAGTCATTCAATATATTGTTGAAGAAGCAAAGGCCTCGGGAATTTCCGAGATGATTTTTGTAATTTCACCTGAAAAAAAGGTTGTCCACGATTATTTTAAAAAATACTATTTTAGAAAATCACCAAAATTAGAAAAAAATTTAAAAGGAAAAAATAAAACTTCTTTCCTACAAGAATTAAAGAAATTGGAAGAACTTTACCAAGGCATTTCCTGTTCTTATCTTTATCAAAGAAAACCTTTAGGCGATGGTCATGCTGTTTTACTAACAAAAAAATTAGTAATGGACGAACCTTTTGCTGTTTTATGGGGAGATGATGTTGTTGATTCTAAAATTCCTTGTCTTTTACAAATAGTCAAAGTTTTCAAAACCTGCCAAAAACCTGTAATTTCTCTACACCGAGTAGCCAAAGAAAGAATTCCATCTTATGGAATCGTTAAAACTGAAAAAATCGCTAACCGTCTTTATAAAATTAAAAAAATAGTGGAAAAACCCTCGTTAGAGTCTGCCCCTTCTGATTTAGCTATTGTTGGGAAGTATATCCTAACTCCCGAAGTTTTCGATTATCTTGAAAAAGCCAGACCTTCCAAATCAGGCGAAATAATTTTAGCTGAAGTTTTGGATAAGATGATAAAAGATGGTAAAATAATTTATGGCTATGAATTTAAAGGAAGATGGCTGGAATGTGGGAATAAACTCAATTGGCTTAAATCTCATCTTTATTTATCCTTTAAACATCCAGAATTTGGTCCAAGACTTAAAAATTTTTTAAAAGAATTAGAATAA
- a CDS encoding NAD(P)H-hydrate dehydratase — MIKVTKNILKEIYKKRPKGKYFRKYSFGLLMVIGGGEFYSGSPALASMAAFKAGVDMVRIIAPKRAADIIASFSPDLAAYPLEGKWLEKRHLSTLLTLTESAKIVSRGNVAIVIGGGMGRSEETQEAILEYLSQISTPTVIDADAIHALGKNPEIISGKPFLITPHTYEFFVLTKTEIYQLPYEEKIKIVKEQAQRLKTTILLKEKPDIIANGIEVALNKTGSPYMSKGGTGDTLAGICGALLARGVDPFLAAQAAAYINGKAGELVAKRMKEGLLATELIKAIPEALH, encoded by the coding sequence ATGATTAAGGTAACCAAAAACATTTTAAAAGAAATTTATAAAAAGAGGCCCAAAGGAAAATATTTTAGAAAATATAGTTTCGGGTTATTAATGGTTATTGGTGGGGGTGAGTTTTATTCGGGCTCTCCGGCTTTGGCCTCAATGGCCGCATTTAAAGCAGGAGTTGATATGGTAAGAATTATTGCTCCAAAAAGAGCAGCTGATATTATTGCCTCTTTCTCGCCTGATTTAGCTGCCTATCCATTAGAGGGAAAGTGGTTAGAAAAAAGGCATCTCTCAACTTTGCTTACCTTAACAGAATCAGCCAAGATAGTTTCTCGAGGAAATGTAGCCATAGTCATTGGCGGTGGAATGGGAAGATCAGAGGAAACTCAAGAGGCAATCTTGGAATATTTATCTCAAATCTCTACTCCAACAGTTATTGATGCTGATGCTATTCATGCTCTGGGAAAAAATCCAGAGATAATTTCTGGCAAGCCCTTTTTAATTACCCCCCATACTTATGAATTTTTTGTTTTGACCAAAACAGAAATTTATCAGCTTCCTTATGAAGAAAAAATTAAAATAGTTAAAGAACAGGCCCAAAGACTTAAAACAACAATCTTACTCAAGGAAAAACCAGATATAATTGCTAACGGAATAGAAGTGGCCCTAAACAAAACGGGAAGTCCTTACATGTCAAAAGGGGGAACAGGAGATACTCTAGCTGGAATATGTGGAGCTTTACTTGCTAGGGGAGTCGATCCTTTTTTAGCTGCTCAGGCCGCAGCTTATATCAATGGTAAGGCAGGGGAATTAGTGGCAAAACGAATGAAAGAAGGCCTTTTGGCTACCGAATTAATTAAAGCCATTCCTGAAGCCCTACATTAA
- a CDS encoding 3-oxoacyl-ACP reductase FabG — MFPLKDKVAIITGARRGMGRSHALVLAKAGAKVVVSDVSQEDCEKVVKEIKKEKGEAIAIKCNVTKKDEIDAMVKKTIEKWGKIDILVNNAGICDFKPFLEMTGEDWDRTLNINLKGYFLCAQACAKEMVKQKSGSIINIASVAMGQTGVGFPNLVHYCASKGGIVGMTEAMALELALYNIRVNAISPGMIDTPMIESAKQDPKMMEASLARVPMHRIGKPEEVSNMVLFLASDASSYMTGTDVIVDGGWLAG; from the coding sequence ATGTTTCCTTTAAAAGATAAAGTAGCCATTATTACTGGAGCTCGTCGGGGCATGGGTCGATCTCATGCCTTAGTACTAGCTAAGGCTGGAGCTAAAGTAGTAGTTTCTGATGTCAGTCAAGAAGATTGTGAGAAGGTAGTTAAAGAAATTAAAAAAGAAAAGGGAGAGGCAATAGCTATAAAGTGCAACGTTACTAAAAAGGACGAGATTGATGCGATGGTTAAAAAAACTATTGAGAAGTGGGGGAAAATCGATATTTTGGTTAACAATGCTGGTATTTGTGATTTTAAACCCTTTTTAGAGATGACTGGGGAAGATTGGGATAGAACTTTAAACATTAATCTTAAAGGATATTTTTTATGTGCCCAGGCTTGTGCAAAAGAAATGGTAAAGCAAAAATCAGGATCAATTATCAATATTGCTTCTGTGGCTATGGGTCAGACAGGCGTTGGCTTTCCTAACCTCGTTCATTATTGTGCTTCCAAAGGAGGAATCGTGGGGATGACTGAGGCCATGGCTTTGGAGTTAGCCCTCTATAATATTCGAGTTAATGCTATTTCGCCAGGGATGATTGATACGCCAATGATAGAGTCAGCTAAGCAAGACCCAAAAATGATGGAAGCCTCCTTAGCTCGAGTCCCAATGCACAGAATAGGTAAACCAGAAGAGGTTTCTAATATGGTTTTGTTTTTGGCTTCTGACGCTTCCTCTTATATGACCGGAACCGATGTGATAGTTGACGGAGGATGGCTAGCAGGGTAA
- a CDS encoding FAD-dependent oxidoreductase, producing MLYDLIVIGGGPAGITAGIYAARQKLKTLLITKDFGGQIARKAVAIENYPGYKEISGIELIQKFKEHLKKFEIEIEKDSVTKIEKINKNFIVSTEDKKQFKARVVIIASGADPRPLEVPGEKEFIGRGVSYCAVCDGPLFKDKTVAVIGGGNAGFEEALFLSNFAKKIYILEYGATVKANETNQEKAKKTGKIEVINSAALKEIKGNKFVNSIVYQDLNSKENKTLEVQGVFVAIGSRPATFFVKDLVEFNHFINQLDEIEINPRTCETNTPGLFAAGDVSDVKYKQVVIAAGEGAKAALSAYEYLQKL from the coding sequence ATGCTTTATGATTTAATTGTTATTGGTGGAGGTCCAGCAGGAATAACTGCTGGAATTTACGCCGCTAGACAAAAACTAAAGACATTATTAATCACAAAGGATTTTGGGGGTCAGATTGCAAGGAAGGCAGTGGCCATTGAAAACTATCCTGGATATAAAGAAATTTCAGGAATAGAACTTATTCAGAAATTTAAAGAACATCTCAAAAAATTTGAAATTGAGATTGAGAAAGATTCGGTAACGAAAATTGAAAAAATTAATAAAAATTTTATAGTTTCAACTGAGGATAAAAAGCAATTTAAAGCCAGGGTAGTGATTATCGCTTCTGGAGCTGACCCTAGACCCCTTGAGGTACCGGGAGAAAAAGAATTTATTGGACGAGGTGTAAGTTATTGTGCGGTTTGTGATGGACCATTATTTAAAGATAAAACAGTAGCAGTAATTGGAGGAGGGAATGCTGGTTTTGAGGAGGCTTTATTTTTAAGTAACTTCGCTAAGAAAATTTATATTTTAGAATATGGAGCAACAGTTAAAGCAAATGAAACTAATCAAGAAAAGGCGAAGAAAACAGGGAAAATAGAAGTGATAAATAGTGCCGCTTTAAAAGAAATCAAAGGAAATAAATTTGTCAATTCAATAGTTTATCAAGACTTAAATTCCAAGGAAAATAAAACTCTTGAAGTTCAAGGGGTCTTTGTGGCGATCGGTTCTCGCCCAGCTACTTTTTTTGTCAAGGATTTAGTGGAGTTTAACCACTTTATTAATCAATTAGATGAAATTGAAATTAATCCAAGAACTTGTGAGACAAATACCCCTGGTCTTTTTGCTGCTGGTGATGTTAGCGATGTGAAATACAAACAGGTGGTAATTGCTGCTGGAGAAGGAGCCAAGGCTGCCCTTTCAGCCTATGAATACTTACAAAAGTTATAA
- the eno gene encoding phosphopyruvate hydratase → MPISKIKSIKAREILDSRGNPTVEVELATDGGVFLDSVPAGVSKGKYEAVELRDGGERYLGRGVLKAIRNIKEIIAPELEGTDVKDQKKIDKILIDLDGTKNKSKLGANAILAVSMAVCRAGAKAKNLSLWQHIAEISGTKKPILPIPCLLCIEGGLHAGNNLDIQEFMIAPEAESYKERLRIGAETYHTLGSILKQKYGESATNIGDEGGFAAPLEKTEQALDLIMEAIHQAGYDNRIKIVLDVAASSFFKEGIYQFEGTTLNRKQLLEFYSKIIEKYPLESIEDPFAEEDWEGFKAITERFGKKVVIIGDDLLVTNLERIKKAVKENSCSGFLLKLNQIGTVTEAIEAAKYAMKNGWRVMVSQRGGETCDSFFADLAVGLGCGWIKAGAPARGERLAKYNRLLKIEEELLSES, encoded by the coding sequence ATGCCAATTTCTAAAATTAAATCAATAAAAGCCAGAGAAATTTTGGATTCAAGAGGAAACCCTACTGTTGAAGTTGAGCTAGCCACCGATGGTGGCGTTTTTTTAGACTCGGTCCCAGCCGGAGTCTCCAAAGGGAAATACGAGGCCGTGGAGTTAAGAGATGGTGGCGAGAGATATCTTGGCAGGGGAGTATTAAAGGCGATACGAAATATAAAAGAAATTATCGCTCCCGAATTGGAAGGAACAGATGTTAAAGATCAAAAAAAAATAGATAAAATCTTGATTGATCTTGACGGTACCAAAAATAAATCCAAATTGGGGGCCAATGCTATTTTGGCAGTCTCTATGGCTGTTTGTCGGGCTGGAGCTAAAGCCAAAAATCTTTCTCTTTGGCAACATATCGCCGAAATCTCTGGCACCAAGAAACCAATTTTACCTATCCCTTGTCTCCTTTGTATTGAAGGAGGTCTCCACGCTGGTAATAATTTAGATATTCAGGAATTTATGATTGCTCCTGAAGCCGAATCTTATAAAGAAAGATTAAGGATAGGGGCAGAGACTTATCATACTTTAGGCTCAATCTTAAAACAAAAATATGGCGAAAGCGCCACTAATATAGGCGATGAAGGAGGATTTGCCGCTCCTTTAGAGAAAACTGAGCAAGCCCTCGATTTAATTATGGAAGCAATTCACCAGGCTGGTTATGATAATAGAATCAAAATAGTGTTGGATGTAGCCGCTTCTTCTTTTTTCAAAGAAGGAATTTATCAATTTGAAGGAACTACCTTAAATCGAAAGCAACTTCTCGAGTTTTATTCAAAGATTATAGAAAAATATCCTTTGGAATCTATTGAAGATCCCTTTGCCGAAGAAGATTGGGAGGGCTTTAAAGCAATAACCGAACGATTTGGTAAAAAAGTGGTCATTATTGGCGATGATCTTTTGGTAACTAATCTGGAGCGGATTAAAAAAGCAGTAAAAGAAAATTCTTGTAGTGGTTTTTTATTAAAACTTAATCAAATTGGGACAGTAACCGAAGCGATTGAGGCTGCTAAATATGCAATGAAAAACGGCTGGCGGGTAATGGTTTCCCAAAGAGGAGGGGAGACTTGCGATAGCTTTTTTGCCGATCTAGCCGTGGGATTAGGTTGTGGCTGGATAAAAGCTGGCGCTCCAGCTCGGGGAGAAAGATTGGCAAAGTATAATAGATTATTGAAAATCGAAGAAGAGCTCCTCTCGGAAAGCTGA
- the apgM gene encoding 2,3-bisphosphoglycerate-independent phosphoglycerate mutase — translation MKILLIIIDGLGDESIPQLGNRTPLEVAKTPNLDFLAKNGICGLVKVKFRGATPTSEGAHFSLFGYDPAFYKIRRGIITATGTGMKVKEGDVALRGNFATVDEKLNMIDRRAGRIKNTTALIKILERIKIDDVKFLLRSATEHRLGIIMRRLQPARHPSAKGGPLNLSPNISDGDPFYGKLGKRARKIRPLDKTLEAAFTAKILNEFLRKTHEILKTHPQNKKREKLGLPPANYLLVRGASTVKKLPSFKEKYGLRACCIAGKFLYQQIGKILGMDLILVKGANGKPNTNLRGKIRATKRALKKYDFVFLHIKATDSLAEDGNFLDKKKFIEKIDKNLKPILNLKNTLIVVTADHSTCSLLKRHCKKPVPILIYKKGIEVDYYPLITLQPKPTHPKKVEKFSERACQKGKLGKIKQINLMSKILLYRK, via the coding sequence ATGAAAATTCTTTTAATAATTATTGATGGTCTTGGAGATGAATCAATACCTCAATTAGGAAATAGAACTCCATTGGAAGTAGCCAAGACCCCCAATTTAGATTTTTTAGCTAAAAATGGAATTTGTGGATTGGTTAAAGTTAAATTCCGTGGGGCCACTCCCACTTCTGAAGGGGCCCATTTTTCTTTATTTGGTTATGATCCTGCGTTTTATAAAATAAGAAGGGGAATTATTACAGCAACCGGTACCGGTATGAAGGTAAAAGAAGGTGATGTTGCCCTGAGGGGAAATTTCGCTACTGTTGATGAGAAATTAAATATGATTGACAGGAGGGCTGGAAGAATTAAAAATACAACAGCCTTAATTAAAATCTTAGAAAGAATAAAAATTGACGATGTGAAGTTCTTGTTAAGAAGCGCCACCGAACATAGATTAGGAATTATTATGAGGAGACTCCAACCCGCCCGCCACCCTTCCGCCAAAGGCGGGCCCCTAAATTTAAGCCCTAATATCTCAGACGGAGATCCATTTTATGGAAAGTTAGGGAAAAGAGCAAGAAAAATTAGACCACTTGATAAGACTTTGGAGGCAGCTTTTACAGCAAAAATTTTAAATGAGTTTTTAAGAAAAACTCATGAGATTTTAAAAACTCATCCTCAAAATAAAAAAAGAGAGAAGTTAGGATTACCCCCAGCCAATTATCTTTTGGTGAGAGGAGCCTCTACTGTTAAAAAATTGCCTTCTTTTAAAGAAAAATATGGCTTGAGGGCTTGTTGTATTGCCGGAAAGTTTCTTTATCAACAAATTGGAAAGATTTTAGGAATGGATTTAATTTTAGTTAAAGGAGCAAATGGGAAGCCAAATACAAATTTAAGAGGAAAAATTCGAGCTACAAAAAGGGCTTTGAAAAAATATGATTTTGTTTTTTTACATATTAAAGCTACTGACTCCTTAGCTGAAGACGGAAACTTTTTAGATAAAAAGAAATTTATTGAAAAAATTGATAAAAATTTAAAACCAATTTTGAATTTAAAAAATACTTTGATCGTCGTCACTGCCGACCATTCAACCTGTTCGCTTTTAAAAAGACATTGCAAAAAACCCGTCCCAATTTTGATCTACAAAAAGGGAATAGAGGTAGACTACTACCCACTTATCACCCTTCAACCCAAACCCACTCACCCTAAAAAAGTAGAAAAATTTTCAGAAAGAGCCTGTCAAAAAGGAAAATTAGGGAAAATAAAACAAATTAATTTAATGTCAAAGATTTTACTTTACAGAAAATAA
- a CDS encoding glutathione S-transferase N-terminal domain-containing protein, which translates to MVKVYSTSTCPYCFTLKEFLKKHNIEFEDIDVSKDKKALGEMIKKSGQMGVPVIEIDEEIIVGFDKEKIVQLLNIKE; encoded by the coding sequence ATGGTAAAAGTTTATTCGACTTCAACTTGTCCTTATTGCTTTACTCTTAAAGAATTCTTAAAAAAACATAATATTGAGTTTGAGGATATTGATGTTTCAAAAGATAAGAAAGCCCTTGGAGAAATGATTAAAAAATCAGGACAAATGGGAGTGCCAGTTATTGAAATTGATGAGGAAATTATTGTTGGTTTTGATAAGGAGAAAATCGTGCAACTTTTAAATATTAAAGAGTGA
- the gap gene encoding type I glyceraldehyde-3-phosphate dehydrogenase translates to MMPKIVINGFGRIGRPTFKRILKNHPDLDLVAINDLTDTGTLTHLLKYDSVYGIYERPIKSTKDSLLIEGTYNGKKVKALAEPDPGKLPWKELGIDIVLECTGRFTDFPDAKKHILAGAKKVIISAPSKSSEVKTFVLGVNEEEYDSKKDNVISMGSCTTNCLAPIIKVLDDNFGIVSGFMTTIHSYTTNQRILDLPHKDLRRTRAAALNIIPTTTGAARAIGKVIPKLEGKLNGIAMRVPTPTVSVLDLICILEKKVTAEEINYTFKKASQEKRFEGILGVEDTPLVSSDYIGNSFSAILDAPLTLAKDNLVKVVAWYDNEWAYACRLAEFAEYIGKKL, encoded by the coding sequence ATTATGCCAAAAATTGTTATTAATGGTTTTGGTCGTATCGGTCGGCCAACATTTAAAAGAATTTTAAAAAATCATCCTGATTTGGATTTAGTGGCAATCAATGATTTAACTGATACCGGAACCTTAACCCATTTGTTAAAATACGATTCTGTATACGGAATTTATGAAAGGCCGATTAAATCTACCAAAGATAGTCTTTTAATTGAGGGAACCTATAATGGGAAAAAAGTAAAAGCCTTGGCTGAGCCAGACCCAGGAAAATTACCCTGGAAAGAATTGGGAATAGATATTGTTTTAGAATGCACTGGTAGGTTCACTGATTTTCCGGATGCTAAAAAGCATATTTTAGCTGGGGCAAAAAAAGTAATAATCTCTGCTCCTTCAAAAAGCTCAGAAGTTAAAACTTTTGTCCTGGGAGTAAATGAAGAAGAATATGATTCCAAAAAAGATAATGTAATTTCTATGGGCTCTTGTACAACAAATTGTTTAGCTCCAATAATTAAGGTTTTAGATGATAATTTTGGAATAGTTTCTGGTTTTATGACAACTATTCATTCTTATACCACTAACCAAAGAATCTTAGATTTACCTCATAAAGATTTACGCCGGACTAGGGCAGCTGCTTTAAATATTATTCCTACAACTACCGGAGCAGCCAGGGCCATTGGAAAAGTAATCCCGAAATTGGAAGGAAAACTGAATGGTATTGCCATGCGGGTTCCTACTCCTACTGTTTCAGTTTTAGACTTAATTTGTATCTTGGAGAAAAAAGTGACGGCTGAGGAAATAAATTATACCTTTAAAAAGGCCTCACAGGAAAAAAGATTTGAGGGGATTTTGGGAGTGGAAGATACTCCTTTAGTTTCTTCAGATTATATTGGAAATTCTTTTTCAGCAATTTTAGATGCTCCCTTAACTTTGGCTAAAGATAATTTAGTTAAAGTCGTTGCCTGGTATGATAACGAATGGGCTTACGCATGTAGACTCGCGGAATTCGCCGAATATATTGGAAAGAAGCTTTAA
- the acs gene encoding acetate--CoA ligase — MRKQGSAEGGFLISEKSRFLPKAGFLYFPTKEFKKKACLNKSSIYKEAKKNPVRFWGKLAKEIFWRKKWKKTFSHQPPYFKWFVGGKLNITENCLDRNLEKKKNKVALIWEPEPIEERPRILTYYELYRQVNKFANALKKLGVKKGDRVGIYLPMIPEVVISMLACARIGAVHTVVFSAFSSAALNIRLKITEAKILITADGYYRRGKIINLKGNADLGIKETKVKKVIVVRRAKNKISWKGGRDFWWDDLIENENDFCQPRIMDSEDLLFILFTSGTTGVPKGCIHTCGGYTVQTKFTGKWIFDFKEDDIFWSMADIGWITGHTYSCYSPLINGITFLIFEGAPNWPTPDRWAKIIEKYGVTTFYTAPTAIRMFEKYGRELLKKYKFSTLQVLGSVGEPIDEAAWNWYFREVGKKRCPIVDTWWQTETGGVLITSLPGIGPFKPAFTGLPFPGITVDILAPYRAEGSDSELDEKPRSRASSLRGKGKSCPPGEEGDLVILPPFAPGLLRGVYKNPKKYLKTYWSQYGKKIYFTSDAAYKDKNGLIRIVGRVDDVIKVAGHRLTTGEIEAAINLHPDITECAVVGIPDEIKGEVPAVFVISKVAKSILKIRKEVVNQIRKEIGPIALPKEVYLVKDLPKTRSGKIMRRILKRLFTGGRLGDLSTLANPGSVEEVKKIIKGTK; from the coding sequence ATGAGAAAACAAGGTTCTGCCGAAGGCGGGTTCTTGATTTCGGAGAAATCAAGGTTCTTGCCGAAGGCAGGGTTCTTATATTTCCCAACCAAGGAATTCAAAAAAAAGGCCTGTCTAAATAAAAGTTCAATTTATAAGGAGGCCAAAAAAAATCCAGTCAGATTTTGGGGGAAATTAGCCAAAGAAATTTTCTGGCGGAAAAAATGGAAAAAAACATTTTCTCATCAACCACCTTATTTCAAGTGGTTTGTAGGGGGAAAATTAAATATTACTGAGAACTGTTTGGATAGAAATCTGGAAAAGAAAAAAAACAAAGTTGCTTTAATTTGGGAACCAGAACCAATTGAAGAGCGACCTCGAATTTTAACTTATTATGAACTTTACAGACAGGTAAACAAATTTGCTAATGCTTTAAAAAAATTAGGGGTTAAAAAGGGAGATAGAGTGGGAATTTATTTGCCAATGATTCCTGAGGTTGTAATTTCAATGTTGGCTTGTGCCAGGATTGGGGCAGTTCATACAGTTGTCTTTTCAGCATTTTCAAGTGCTGCCTTAAATATAAGATTGAAAATCACTGAGGCCAAAATTTTAATTACTGCTGATGGTTATTATCGAAGAGGTAAAATTATTAATCTAAAAGGAAACGCTGATTTAGGAATTAAAGAAACAAAAGTTAAAAAAGTTATTGTAGTAAGGCGAGCAAAAAATAAAATAAGCTGGAAAGGGGGAAGGGATTTTTGGTGGGATGATTTAATAGAAAACGAGAATGATTTTTGCCAGCCAAGGATAATGGATAGTGAAGATTTATTATTTATTTTATTCACTTCTGGGACTACTGGCGTCCCAAAAGGTTGCATTCACACTTGCGGAGGTTATACAGTTCAGACAAAATTTACTGGAAAATGGATATTTGACTTCAAAGAAGATGACATTTTTTGGTCAATGGCTGACATTGGTTGGATAACCGGCCATACCTATTCTTGTTATTCTCCTCTAATTAATGGAATAACCTTTTTGATTTTTGAAGGAGCGCCTAACTGGCCAACCCCTGACAGGTGGGCAAAAATTATTGAAAAATATGGAGTAACAACATTTTATACTGCTCCTACTGCCATTAGAATGTTTGAAAAGTACGGGAGAGAACTTCTCAAAAAATATAAGTTCAGTACCCTTCAAGTTTTGGGTTCAGTTGGTGAACCGATCGATGAGGCGGCCTGGAATTGGTATTTTAGAGAAGTCGGTAAAAAACGTTGCCCAATTGTTGATACCTGGTGGCAGACAGAAACCGGTGGAGTTCTGATAACTTCTTTGCCAGGAATAGGCCCTTTCAAACCAGCCTTTACCGGCTTACCTTTCCCTGGAATAACGGTTGATATTCTTGCCCCGTACCGAGCCGAAGGCTCTGATTCGGAGTTAGATGAAAAACCCCGCAGTAGAGCAAGCTCACTACGGGGCAAAGGGAAGTCCTGTCCACCCGGTGAAGAAGGAGACCTGGTCATTTTACCTCCTTTTGCCCCTGGTTTATTAAGGGGAGTCTATAAAAATCCAAAAAAATATTTAAAAACTTATTGGAGTCAATATGGAAAGAAAATCTACTTCACTTCTGATGCCGCCTATAAAGATAAAAATGGTTTAATCAGAATTGTTGGCCGAGTAGATGATGTAATAAAAGTGGCCGGCCATAGATTAACTACCGGAGAAATAGAAGCAGCTATTAATTTACATCCCGATATAACAGAATGTGCGGTTGTCGGAATTCCAGATGAAATAAAAGGAGAAGTGCCAGCAGTTTTTGTGATTTCTAAAGTAGCAAAGTCGATTTTAAAAATAAGAAAAGAAGTAGTAAATCAGATTAGAAAAGAAATTGGGCCAATTGCTTTACCAAAAGAAGTTTATTTAGTTAAAGATTTACCAAAGACAAGATCGGGTAAAATAATGAGACGGATTTTAAAGAGATTGTTTACTGGTGGGAGATTAGGAGATTTATCGACCTTAGCTAATCCCGGGAGCGTTGAGGAAGTTAAAAAGATAATTAAAGGAACAAAATAA